From the genome of Halostella litorea:
GCTCAGGACCAGCACGGCGTTGACGACCCCGACGGACCGCCGGTCGGTGCCGAGCACCGCCCCCCGGAGTTCGGCGGCCCACCGTGCGGCCGGCACCCGGAACCGGGCGTCCGCCGGGATGCGCATGCGCCGCACCGCCGCCACCGCGGCACCGAGACAGACCGCGCCCACGAACACGGCGACGACCGCGGGCGCGGCGAGCGCGAGTGGCGACGCCGCGATAGCCAGCGTCAGCAGGGGCAGGACGGCCACGCTCATCCCGAAGGCGAGCGCGGCGCGCTCGACGCCGTCGACCCCCGCGGGCGCGTCGTCGGCGCGGCCGGCGAGGAACCGGTCGGGCGTCGCGGCGTCCGGCCGCCCCGGGAACGCGGCGGCGACGACGACGTACCCCGGGAGGAACAGCAGGAGCGGCACCCCGACCGCGGCGCGCAGGAGGGCCGGCCCCACCCCGGCGAACACGACGACGCCGGCGACGAGCGCGAACCCGACGGCGACGACGAGGTCGAGCGGGAGACGGCCCAGCCGACTCCGGGGGGAGTCGTTCGTCCTCCGGTACTTCATCCGGCTCTGTGCGGCGGGGACGGGCGATGTCGGAGCTGTACGGGCGCGTCGTCGACTCGGTCCGGCATGCTGTACTCTGCGTTCGCTTGCCCCGTCGGAAGCTTTGTTATACTGACCCTACGGCACCCGCCGCGGCGCGCGCCGGCCGCGGGCGACGCCGGCCGCTCGCTCGCCGTCGCCGCCGAGGGCCGTCCGCAGGGCCGGCATCCGCCCGGAAGACGGCTAGTAAGCCGTCGTTACTCGTCGATATCGGCCGCGTACGGGACGCAACGCGTCTCGGCTCGGGCGTCGCTGAACCGGCCGGGGTTCCTGTCAGGATAAGTCCCGTTTACCGGTGGTTGGTAAGTACGTGGGACGGGATCGATCGTAGCCGGTATCCATCCCGCAACGACGCTCCCCGAGGTGGGTGGTAGGCCGCCAGAACCCTTATCCCGGTAAGGGCCGCCTGCCGTAGATATGACGCGACCGCCCGCCGCCGACCGTCGACGGATCGCAGGGCCTACCGACCGGAAACACGAGCTTATCCCCCGCACCGACGGGGGACGCGGGGGCCGGTAGCGATGTCCGAGCACGCCCCCCAGGAGACCGTGCGCGTGGAGTGGGCCAAGCAGGACACCGACCCGGACCTGACGGCCGACCTCGACTACCGGCTCGACGACTGGGAGGTCGTCGACGCCCGCACCGCCGGCGGCGAGCAGCTGATGTTCCTGCCCAACGACGAGGAGCTGATCAAGGAGGAGGCGTTCATCGTCGCCGACCCCGACTCGGTCCGCGACCTCGGCGAGAGCGTCTGACCGACGGGCGATCACCGGGAAACAGTAAGAGCGAGTATATCAGTTCTCACCGACCGGCGCGCCAGAGATCCGCTGTGCGGTCAGGTACTCCGACATCGCGTAGGCCATCCACGCCTGGCACCACCGCATGAGCGTGATGCGCTTCGTGTAGAACCGCCCCTTTCTGAAGTAGAACCGCCCGTCGCCCGCGTAGAGGTTCCGCAGCGTCCACCGGAGGATCCGCTCGGCGACGTCCAGTTCGCCCGCGTAGGTGAACACGAGGATCCCCTGGGCGGCGGCGTGGATGTCCCGCGGGTACGCGTTCTCCTCGTCGAACCGCGGCGCGCCGTCGGCCTCGAACAGGCCGCGGTAGAACGACAGCGCGCGGTCGACCGTATCGTCGTAGCGCGACGACCCCGTGAGCGAGCGGTACTGCTGGAACGCCTCGACGACGAAGCCGTTGTGGTGGCTGTCCATCGACAGGTGCGACGCGTCGGCCGGCTCCCGGTAGTGCCAGCCGCCGACGTCGGTCTGGAGCCGCGCGATGTGGTCGAGTATCTTCGTCGCGCGGTCGAGCAACACGCGGTCCCCGAAGAAGTCGTACAGTTCGACGAGGATGCGGGCGCCGAGCGCGCCCGCGTTGATGGTGTAGTAGTCGTCGGAGTGGTTCATGTGGTAGTTGATGATGGCGCCGTCGCCGCCGTCGACCTCGCGGTAGTCGAGGTCGTCGGTGACGAACGCCGCGGCGGTGCGGGCCATCTCCGGGTACCGCGAGTCGATGTCCGCGCCGGCGAGCAGCGCCTTCACCCCGTAGGAGGTCGACACCACGTCGGGGTCGTTCGGGACGCCGCGGCCGTCGAGGTGCTGGATCTCGTGGTTGTGGCCGCCGCAGTAGCCGCTGTACCCCCGCGACCGGTTCTCGACGAGCCAGTCGAGGAGGTCGCGGGCCTCCGCCAGGTAGTTGGCCCCGTCCGCGGGGTCGTAGTCGATGTCGGTCGTGAGGCGGTCGAAGTTCAGGTTCGTCATGGCGAACAGCGCCGTCCCCTTGTAGTTGCGGCGCTGCTCGACGAGGAACAGCGGGCGGACGTTGACGGGGGCGCGCTTTATCGTCTCCTGGAACGCGAGGTTGACCCACTTGTTGTCGACCGGGAGCGCCCGCCGGATCCGGCTCGACATGCCGTCGCCGTAGTCCCAGCCGGTGTAGTCGCGGCGGCGGGCGTACGCGAGCGTGTCCCGCAGGACGCGGAGCACGGTCGGGCCGTTCGACCGGGCGCGGTCCGCGGAGCGGTGCGTCTCGTGTGTCGCGTTCGGTGATTGCAGGGTCATGGAAGGGTGCGTCTCGTCGGCGTGCGCTCCGCCCGAAAACCGGGGTTCACAGTGGTCGTCGTACGGGTCGGGTCGGTTTTGTTATGGACCTCTTAGCCGCTGAACCGGGGTTTGGCGGCCGAATGCGGCGGTCTGATGGCCGAAGCGGCCCGCTTGCCGAACGGCGACGGGGCCGGACGCCCGGCGACGGTTGCAGGGGTTATCCGGCCCGAACTCGCCGCGGGGGCGGGTCAAGAGCCGGCTAACAAAGGCCGGGCA
Proteins encoded in this window:
- a CDS encoding DUF1616 domain-containing protein, whose amino-acid sequence is MKYRRTNDSPRSRLGRLPLDLVVAVGFALVAGVVVFAGVGPALLRAAVGVPLLLFLPGYVVVAAAFPGRPDAATPDRFLAGRADDAPAGVDGVERAALAFGMSVAVLPLLTLAIAASPLALAAPAVVAVFVGAVCLGAAVAAVRRMRIPADARFRVPAARWAAELRGAVLGTDRRSVGVVNAVLVLSVLLAAGTMGYALAAPQDGESYSSIALLTENESGGLEADGYDTNLTRGETTDLVVSVENSEGSETNYTVVAVVERVEPTAEGVRVLERQELDRFGATVGPGEMWRQRHAAAPELVGDDLRLTYYLYRGDAPGTVSNGTAYESVYLSIDVAWGE
- a CDS encoding prenyltransferase/squalene oxidase repeat-containing protein, yielding MTLQSPNATHETHRSADRARSNGPTVLRVLRDTLAYARRRDYTGWDYGDGMSSRIRRALPVDNKWVNLAFQETIKRAPVNVRPLFLVEQRRNYKGTALFAMTNLNFDRLTTDIDYDPADGANYLAEARDLLDWLVENRSRGYSGYCGGHNHEIQHLDGRGVPNDPDVVSTSYGVKALLAGADIDSRYPEMARTAAAFVTDDLDYREVDGGDGAIINYHMNHSDDYYTINAGALGARILVELYDFFGDRVLLDRATKILDHIARLQTDVGGWHYREPADASHLSMDSHHNGFVVEAFQQYRSLTGSSRYDDTVDRALSFYRGLFEADGAPRFDEENAYPRDIHAAAQGILVFTYAGELDVAERILRWTLRNLYAGDGRFYFRKGRFYTKRITLMRWCQAWMAYAMSEYLTAQRISGAPVGEN